Proteins from a genomic interval of Syngnathoides biaculeatus isolate LvHL_M chromosome 23, ASM1980259v1, whole genome shotgun sequence:
- the vgll2a gene encoding transcription cofactor vestigial-like protein 2a, protein MSCLDVMYQVLGAQPYFTSYTPYQHQQQQQKLTLDWKMQDSRDGGGRPGPPAPHAIKEEDKELPPGAEYLSARCVLFTYFHGDISAVIDQHFSRALSHASSSSSSSSSSSSYPPSSQKTPKDGSFPMSQRNFPASFWNSSYPSPVPSSLASALSAPHSELAFAAGDPYAPSPLHSHLHQPGPDAWHPSHPHHHHHPYSLGGGVGAQGSAYPRPTVHEVYGAAFDSRYGSLLVPSVRPHHRLASGGGSVTGSGGSPCDLGGKGETWSGTFSGVGEIGLNMDAGLQTQDKSKDLYWF, encoded by the exons ATGAGCTGCTTGGATGTGATGTACCAGGTGCTCGGAGCGCAGCCGTACTTCACCTCCTACACGCCCTACCAAcaccaacagcagcagcag AAGCTGACCTTGGACTGGAAAATGCAAGACTCTCGGGACGGCGGCGGCCGCCCGGGCCCCCCCGCGCCCCACGCCATCAAGGAGGAGGACAAGGAGTTGCCCCCGGGGGCCGAGTACCTGAGCGCCCGCTGCGTCCTCTTCACGTACTTCCACGGAGACATCAGCGCCGTCATCGATCAACACTTCAGCCGGGCCCTCAGCcacgcctcctcctcttcctcctcctcctcctcttcctcctcgtaCCCACCCAGCAGCCAGAAGACCCCCAAAG ACGGATCCTTCCCGATGAGCCAAAGAAATTTCCCGGCGTCTTTCTGGAACAGTTCCTACCCGTCTCCTGTCCCTTCGTCGCTGGCGAGCGCCCTGTCGGCCCCCCACTCGGAACTGGCCTTCGCCGCGGGGGACCCGTACGCCCCGTCGCCCCTCCACAGCCACCTGCATCAGCCCGGCCCAGACGCCTGGCATCCGTCCCacccgcaccaccaccaccacccgtaCTCGTTGGGGGGCGGTGTAGGCGCGCAGGGCTCGGCGTACCCGAGGCCCACGGTGCACGAGGTGTACGGCGCGGCGTTCGATTCCCGATACGGCTCGCTGCTGGTCCCGTCCGTCAGGCCTCACCACCGCCTGGCATCGGGGGGCGGCTCGGTGACGGGGTCCGGCGGCTCGCCCTGCGACCTGGGCGGGAAAGGCGAGACCTGGAGCGGGACTTTCTCCGGAGTCGGAGAGATTGGACTCAACATGGACGCAG GTCTGCAGACGCAGGACAAGAGCAAAGACTTGTACTGGTTCTAG